In the Breoghania sp. genome, CGGGCAAACTCGCGGCGGGGCGCAGCTGAGGTCTCAAGGCTTGCGCGACGTCGTCAATTTGTGAGTGCGAATGAAATGAAAAGGCGCCCCGTCAGGAGGGCGCCTTTTTCATGTCCGGGATCTGAAACCCGGTTCAATCCTTCATGCGCAGGTCAAGCAGGCCGATGCCGAAGAGGCGGTCTCGCGAATATTCCAGATGCGCGCGCATATGCGCCTCCGCATCCTCGGCGCGCTGGTCGCGGATGGCTTCATAGATGTTGGTGTGTTCTTCCAGAACGCGCTCCAGCGCCTTTGCCCCATCGGTCATTAGCGATTGGCCATGCAGCTTCATGCCCACATGGATGTGCTCGCGCAGGGCCCGCACGGCGGCCTCGTAATACTGGTTGTTGGCGGCCTTGGTGATGGCGAGGTGGAAGGTGAAATCCGCATCCTCGCGGTGTTCCTGGCTGCCGGTGGCAACGCGCATCAGATCCAGCGCATCCTTGATCTCCGCAAGCGAGGCGCTGCCGCGCCGGTCGGCTGCGAAACGGGTTGCGGCGGTCTCGATCGTGATGCGGAATTCATAGCAGCGTTGAACGTCGGCCAGTGTCTCCACGCGGGCAAAACCCACCGGGTTTGAACTTGCCGCGCGCACGAAATTGCCCGCGCCCTGACGCGAATAGATCACGCCTTCGGTGCGCAGCTTCTCAAGCGCCATGCGCAGCACCGGCCGGGAAACGCCGAACTCGTTCGCCAGCGTGTTCTCCGAGGGCAGCTTCTGGTTTACCGGGTATTCGCCATTGCTGATGCGGCTGTACAGCGAATGGTAGACACGATCCGCCAGTGTCAGTTTGGGCTTTTCGCGCGTCTCTTTCATCGCTCTGGCTTTCAAATGGTGCCTCTTCACATCGCTTTGGCGGGTGAAGTTACAAGTTTATTGACAAGTTTCACAAGGGTATCTGCTTCACCGAAGCCGCCGGACTTGGTGATAAAGGTCAGGCCGGGCATTCCATCGAGCATGCGCGAGACCGGCAGTCCGGGAAGGACTTCGCCATCGACCTCAACAAGTCCGCAGCCGATCCGATGTGCAATCGCCGCCGCCGTCTCGCCCCCGCAGGCAAGCAATGCCCGTGGCGGACGGCGCTGGAGGCGCGAAGCGATCCCGGCTGCGAATGCCGTTCCTGCGGCCACGCTGTCAATGGTCTCGTGCCCTGCCGTCATCTGGATGATTTCGGGCTCCGCGCCGGTTTCTGCCGTCTCCGGCACATGGCCATTCGGCGCGGCCAGGCCATCCAGATCTGTCATCTGCGCAACGGTCACGGGATCGCGCGAGCCTATGGCGAAGAGGGCCGGAGCGGGCAGGGTGGCGATCTCGGGCTGAATCGGGGTTTTTGCAAAGCGGCGGGCAACGGCTTGCGCCAGACCGGCGGCTCCCACCAGCAGCGGCAGCTGACCGTCATCGGCCAGCGCGGCTTTCAGCGCGGCATCGATATCGGCGTCGCTGGTTGCTTCCGGCACGGCGGATGGCTGGCATCCCGTCGTCTTTGCAATATCGATGGGCGTGTCCACGCCCGCTCCGCAAACAGCGCCGTTTTTTACAAGTCGGCCCAGGCGCGGAATGGCGGGGCAGACAAGCATCCCTTCGCTCCGGCCTGCCAGAACCGCAAGCTCGGCGCGCACATGGCCCTTGAGGCGGCTGTCGACCTTCTTGAAAATGATCGCGTTGCGGAATGCGCAATCCTCCCGCGCACCTGACAAGATGTCTTCCAGACGCCGAATGGCTTCTTTTTCAGCCAATTCCCGGCTGTTCGTCGAGACGGAAATGACATCGGGGGCCTCGGCGAGCGCATCTGAAAGCCGCTCCGGCGACAAGGCGCACAGCACCCGGAAACCGTGCCGCGCAAAGGCAACGGAACTGTCAAGTGCGCCGGTCAGGTCGTCTGCGATGATAAGAAGTTTCATGCCGTTCTTGCTCGTTCGTGCGTCGCGTCATGGTACAAGTTGTTTACTTGTAAGACAATTGAATCCCATCAGAATTTGCCTGGATTCCGATGTCCGGGAACGGAGCGCAAATGGCCCGGCTGGCCGTCTCGCCGGGGGCAAAAACAGCCGGTTGTGGACGGGATTTTCTGGGCAGGGCTTGCAAGGACCCGCTGTCCTGTGTGACGCCTGACGCAAAGCATGGCAGGGGCGAGGGCCCGAAAAGCGCGAGGCACAGGCGATGGAGATGACGGATCTGGGAATTGGTCGGACCGAGGACCGGTTCTTTCCTTTCGATGCCGTGCGGGTGGCGGCGCAGCGCGTCTTGAACGCGGACAATCGCCATGCCTTCCAGTACGCGCCGTCGGAAGGGTTGACGGAGATGCGTCAGGAGCTCGCCCGCTACCTCACCGCCCGAACGGGAAGGAAGGTGAGTGCTGAGAATCTTCTGATGACCAATGGTGCATCGCATGCGCTGGATCTCGTCCTGAAGAAGCTGGTGCCTGCGGGAAGCGCCGTCGCGGTGGATGATCCGACCTATTTCTTTGCGCTCAACATCCTGCGTGACTGGGATATCGACCTGAGGCCCATCCCGGTGCGCGAGGATGGTCTGGATCTCGACCGTCTGGAGCATGAGATCCGCACCCGCGATGTGAAGATGCTTTACACCATCCCGATCCATCACAACCCGACGGGCCGGATGTTCTCGCGGGAAAACCGCGAAGGCATCGTTGCCCTTGCCGAGCGCCATGGCGTGATCGTGGCCAGTGACGAGGTTTATCAGTTCGTCGGCGATGAGGTGCAGGAAAGCCTCTTCACGGGCAACGAAGCGAACATCCTTTCCATCGGCTCCTTCGCCAAGACGCTTGCCTCCGGCGTCCGCACGGGCTGGATACACGGGCCTAGGCCGCTCATCGACAGGCTGGCCAAGTGCGGGGTGCTGATCAGCGGAGGCGGCGTGGCGCCCGTCATGTCTCTGGTCCTGGCGCAGATGCTGGCCAGCGGGACGCAGGACGAGGTGCTGGCGAGCCTGAACGCTGTCTATAACGCCCGAAGACGCGCGCTTTGTGCGGTTCTGGAGCGCGATTTGCCTCAGGAGGTGCGCTTCGCCGCGCCCACAGGCGGGTTCTTCTGCTGGCTGGAAGCGCCCGAGGATCTCGACATGCCGGCCGTCCTTGCCGAGGCGCAGCGCCGGGGTGTTTCCTTCCGGCTCGGTTCGGATTGTTCAAGCGCTGGAAATTTCGCCAACTGCATCCGGCTGGGCTTCAGCTATTACGAGGAGGCGCGTCTGGAGGCGGCCGGGGCGATCTTGTGCGATGTGCTGAAAAAGGCGCTGGCGGCGCGGTAGCCGCCCTAGGGTGTGGACCCATAGATGAGCCGCGAATGGCGGCGAAAAGGCGACGAGATACGAGGAGAGACGGGCAGAGCGGGCTTTGCGCCCGCTCAAGCGGCGCGACACCGCAGGTCGAAGCCGTTTCACCGTCCTGCCGGATTTGGTTGAGCGATCCGGCTGCGTCGTTGCAGCCCCTTGAAAACCAGAGGGTGTCCTGCGGGCTCGCGCCTCGCATCCGAACCGCTCAACCAAACCACTCGCAGCTCATCTATGGGGCCACACCCTAGTCCAGATCGTTCGGGATAACGCGCTTCTTGATGTAGTCCTGATAGACGAAAACGGAGGCGACCAAGCCCGCTCCAAGCCAGTTGCGGGCGCTCGTCATCGCAAGGGTGCGCGAGAACCCTTTGGCGTTCCAGCCGAATTCGCCGGCGAAATTGTTCGCCTTGTAGAATTGCTCCCCCATGTTGCCAAAGAGGAAACGCGCGATTTGCATGCGTTGCTCCGTGCTGGCGAGGCTCAGCCCGTTGCCACCGGCCAGCAAGCCATACATCAGGGCGGTGGAATAATCGCCCTGCCGGTAGTAGCTGACGGCCTTGACGGAGTCTGCTGCGAAACCGAGGCGGCCCGCCATGTGCAGGCTGTGGTGCAAGGTGTGGGTGCTCGCGGCCCCCATTGCCTTCAAGAGCATGTAGCCTTCCGCCGTGAACAGGCTGTTGCCGACAATCCCCAGAACGTGCTTTTCCTTGAAACCTTCCTGCGTGATTGCCAGCGAATGGTAGGCGATGCCCGCCATGCCGCCGTATCTGGTTACCATCTGCAATGATCCCAGCAGGCCGAAATGGCCGATCGACCGCGCAGTCGGCAGCAGCGACTTGGTGCTGTCTCCCATCGTGGTCACGAGCGGCAGCTTGAGCTTATGAGACATCTCAAGGGCCACGAACCTGGTGTCGAGCATCGCGTTCAGCATCACGCCCCAGGCGTTCATCTCCTTGGCCTGGTATTTTGTCTTGTTGGCGTAGAAGTTGGCCTTCTGCTTCACGGAATCCCAGAAATTGGGGGTCTTGCCGCACAGGCCATCCGGATCGTGCTTGGTGATCGGGTTGCCGCCGACATAGGCAAACAGGTTCGGCCCATCGGCCGGGCCAGCCGGGTCCGGGCTGGTCCAGCGCCCCATCCACGGAATGTAGGCGCGCTGGCCCATCCGGTAGAGACCGGAGCCGAGATCCACTTCCTTCTGGGCGAACCTGTATCGCTTTGCCTGCGTCTGGCTCGTGGCCCCACTCGCGGACACCCAAAGGGCGTCGGATCCATAGGGCAGATATTCCTGCACATCGACCAGGGTTCCCGCCTGGTCGAGCCGGGCGGCGACAGAGGTGAGGTGATCTTCGAGCTGGTATTGGGCAATTGTGCTGCCGGTGCCTGCGGGGGTGCGAAGCTGCAGGGCGAGACGTTCGTTCAGCATGACCTGCACCGAGATCTCGCTGACCGGTCCCGGTGCGCCGTTGGCGATGGGGCGGGTTATGATCGCGTCATCCAGATAGAGCGTTTCGACCGTTGTCCCATCGGGCGCGACGGCGACCTTGCGCAACCGCTCACGCCCATTTGAAAACTGCCCCCAGGTGTCGGTCTTTTTCGTGCCATCCACCCGCTCCGTATGGGCAGCGTTGCCGAAGAAGTCGTAATCGAGGGTCAAGTCGCTTGTCGGAGACAGCAGGTTTCCGCCTGCATCGTAGAAATCGTCCGGCGTTCCGGTGCCGGTGATCATCCCGCGCAGCACCCCGTGATTGGAACTGAGGGAGATGGCGATGTCCTGCTGCCAGCTGGATGCGGCCGCGGCATAGGCGATCGCGGTCAGGTTGGTGGCGTGGTCATAGGTGAAGCGTTGCTCGTAGCGCTCCAGTTCGATGCTCGATGCGGGCAGCGCGGGCGGCGTGTGGGATGCGTTCTGGCCGAGCCCTTTCGCGGCGCGGCCTGTCGCGGTCATAAGGCGATAGAGCGAGTCAAAGACATAGGCTGAATCGCCGGAGGTGGCCGAGGCGTCGCCTGGCACGGGCAGCGCGTTCATCTGGGACGTGACGTTGCCGACCGGATCATAGGCATAGCTGAGATCCTGCACGACCTCTTGCGCCGCTGTCGTGGTGTGAATGGAGGTGAGGCGCAGGGTGGTCGGCTCAAAGCCGCGTTCCACCAGGGCGCCGTTGCCAAGCGGCATTTTCGAGACGCGTCCGTTGGCGGCATAGAGCATCGGGCCCGCCACCATCTGGACATTGGTGGATCCGGGAAGTGTCAGCGCGATCGCCTTGAGCCAGCCATTGGGATAGAGCGCATAGGCGATCCGGGTGCCGTCGGGCGCGAGCGCGCCAATGGTGTTGCCGTCGCCGTCATAGGTGAAGGTGGTGGTCCAGACCGTCGGGTCGAGCGCCACGGTTGACGGTGTCGTCCAGTCGGCAGGCTGCGTCCAGTCGGCCACATATTGGCGGGCATGGCTGAATGGATCGCCCGACAGGCTGTACCTGTCGATCACCTGAATGCTCGCCTGATCATAGCTTTCGATCACCCGGTTGACCGTGTTGGCGGAGGGGGCGGAGCCATAGACGAACCGGGCGAAGGTCAGCGAAAGACCGTTGCCGATGACGCCCTGCGTCAGGGGGCGGCGGCCCGGATCGTAGCGGGTGGAAATCCGGTAGCCGCGTGGCGTCCAAACCTCCACCGGATTGCCCAGCGCATCGGTGAGCGTCAATCGCGGGGTTCCGGTTGCTCCCGGCGGAAGGGGGACGTTGCCCGCATCCGCATCGGCGCGCGAGATCGCGGTCCCGCCCATGTCGTAGATGGAGAGCGCGTCGAAATAGCTGGGGCGCGCCGGATCCGCAGCGTTGAAGAAGCGCGGATTGGAGGTGGCGAGTTCCCGCTCCTGCGGGTCGAGCCAACGCAGGGCGGTGAGTGGCTCAGGCTGGGCGCCGGAATGGTCGACCAGCAGGCTGCGGCTAGCAATCGTGCGGCCGCGCACATCGAGCATGCTTGTCAGCGGCGTGTCTTCGAAAACCGCCGCCTGTTCCAGCGCGGCGCGTTCGGGTTCGGGAAGGGTCGGGTTTGAAATGTTCGCCTTGTAATAGGGTGACTGCGTCACCGTATCGTCCGCATCATATTGGTCCGTCTGCCATATGGCGTGGACGTTGCGGGTCAGGAACCCCTTGGCGGTGAGCGTCCCGATCTCCCGGCCGAGGGGGTCGTATTTCAGGGTGTCGTGCGGCTGCACAGGCTGGAGCACGAAGCCGGGCGTGTCGGTGAGATAGGGCAGGTAACGTATACCGACCTTGCCGCGGCTGTCGAAACGCACCCGGTCGGAGACGAGCCAGTTGGCCTCCTGCGCATTGGCCATGCGCAATTTCGGCATTTGGGGGGGATGAAGGGCCAGAGGCGGTGTGCCGCTCACCAGGCTTGCCGTGCCGAGTGCGCGCTGCGAGGCGTCGAAATAGCCGATGGATACGTCATAGGCGGCGTTCGTGGCGCTCGGGGACGGGGCGCCGGTTTCGGGGTTGGCAAAAAGCCTTCGGCGCACCATGACCGTGTGCGGGGGCATGGAGGTCGCCGGGTCCCATTGCAGGTTTTCCAGCGCGTAACTGCCGGCATTCTGGAGATACTTCGCCGGATCCGCCAGAAGCTCCGTGGTTGTGGGCACAGGCAGGGGCGTATAGTCGGCAAGCGGGTCGTCGCCGACCTTTTTCCCGCCCTCCTCACCATACTGGCAGGTCACCATCACCTGTCCCAGCGGGTCAAAGAGCGCCTCCGCCGTGTTGTCGTTCACATCGACGATGCGCGCAGGCTGGGAAGATTGCACGTCCCACGTGATATGGGCGGTGAACCCCATCTGGTCGGTGCGCTTGATCTGGAAGAGGCAGGTCTCATCATAGGTGACGGAAACCTCGTGGCCGAAGGGATCCGTCGTGACGCTCAGAAGATAGAAGCCGTCCGCATCGAGATAGCGCGCGACATCGCGCCAGTTCCACCAGTAGCCGTCCTGCTTCCGGTAGCCGGCGATTGTCTCCATCAACGTGTCGTCGACCTTGGTGCCAAAGACCCGGTCGACCAGGCTCTGCGGGAAAACCGCGACCTGTTGATGGTGCTCCAGCGGAACCGGTGCAACCTGTTGAAGCGGCAGGGCGTCATCAAGGGCGGCATTCACATAGAGATCCTGCTGCCATGACTGGGGGATTGCCTGAACTGTGCCCGCGACCGGATTGGCGCCGTAGGGCACGACATTCTGCATGGCCTCGCTCGCGAGGCTTTGCGCCTGGGAAAAGCTCAGCAACGCGCCCGGCTCGACAAAGCCAGTGATCTGGAACATTTGCCTTTCAAAGGCGAGACCCACAAGGTGACCCGCCCCGGCTGTCGTGCCCGTGACCGGCGCGCTCGTCGTGCCTGACGTGTTTTCGTACTGACCCTCGATCACATTGATGAAGGCGGCGCAGTCGAGATCGATCTGGGCCGCGTCCTGGCCGGGCAGCAGCGGATCGGCGCCGGTCTTCTGCCGGTTCGCATAAAAGACCTTGAGCGATTGGAGGGGCTGACCGAAGCGGTCTGTCGTCACGTTCAGAACGTGGGCAAGGCGCGGTTGCGCGTCGGGATCGGCTTCGAAGGTGCTTTCAAGGCTCTCCGACTGGTTCACGCGGAAGACGGCGTAATTTCCGAACAGTGGTGGTTGCAGCATGTCCAGCGCGTAGGTGGACTGAGACGCGTCATAAGGTGTGGTCAGGGCGTCGCCATCGCCATCCAGCCCGCGCTTTTCCTCCCTGTAGGGGCGTCCGACGAGTGCCACATGCGCCTGTCGCACGGCATCGGCTCCCGCGGCATAGATCGCGCCGGGCAGTGTGGGCGGGGGAAGCGGATAGCCATCGTGATAGGCCTTGCCGGCGAGATCTTCGGCGATGCGATCCGCGGTCTCGAAAGCCCCGGTGTGGCTCCATTGCCGTGTCTGCAAGGGAGCGGCCTCGCTGGCGCCAACCTGTGCGGCGATCAGCCTCCGGCTTCGCGATCTTGAGGAAAAATGCCAGTCGCGTGAGGCCAGGACGGGATGGTCCTGCGACTGCACATAGGCAAACCCGCGAAAGGCGCGCGAGATCGGATCGTAATAGGCATCTCGATATTGATAGACGGTGGTGCGCGCGCTTTGCGAGATCGGATCGTTCACGATCACTTCCACCAGCACCTGCGGATTTTGTTCCAGCGCGGTGACCCAAGGGGCTCCGGCCGCGCGGTCGGCAAGCGCGAAATCGGATGCCGGGCGATAGGCCAGCTCCGTCTCTGCGCCCATTCCGTTTGCGTAGCTGCACAGCATGTAGGGCTTGGCGTGCGATGCCAGTGACAGAAACTGCTGGCGCGGGGCGGGGCGGTTCTGATCCACCACCAGTCCGGACAGTCCCAGACCGAGAATGTCGCCCGCGCTGATGCCATCGATCCGGGTGAACCCGTCCGGCAGGGCAAAACGGCGGGGGGCGGAAAAGCCGTTGCCGAATTCGTTGAAGGCGATGTTGATGCCGTCGGCATGCGCGATGATGAGATCCGCGCACCCATTGCCCGTGACATCGGCGAACTGGATCTGATCGGCGCTTGCGTTTTTAAGACCCGAAGGTGCGCCCGGCAGCGTGATTGGGGCGGCGAAGGTGCCGTTTCCCAGCGACGGCCAGACGCGCACCCCGCCGTTCCACACATGGACGATATGGGCGAGCCCGTCTCCGAAGATGTTGGCAAAGCCCGCAAAAAGATACTCCGCATCGGAGCTGTAGAAGGGCAGGGCTTCGGGCGTCTCCACGCGGTGGGGGGCGTTGTAGCCGTCAGCGCCCTTGGACATGGCGACCTGCCACCCGCTACCGTCGCCGCATAGCACATCGGTGCGGCCCGATCCGTTGAGATCGAGAAGGCGGGCCTTGGGATCGAGAAGCACAGTGGGAACCGCGGGCAGCGGCTGAAACGGACCCCAGTCCTGCTGCAGGCGGTTTGGAAAGAAGCCCGTCATGCCGGGCGTGATCACCATGAGATCGCTCCGCCCGTTGCCCTCCACATCGTTCAGCACCACGCGGCGGGGCGAAAGGGTGCGGGCATTGGGGAATTCCGGCGGCGGTTGCCCGGGCTGGTAGCGCCCCTTGCCAAGTGGGCGCCAATAGATGACATCCGGCCCGCCGCTTGTCAGGAAGCCCGTCAGTCCGTCGCCGTAAAGGTCGACCATCTGCAACGAGCCGTCGGCGAGATTGCCGCTCAGGGGCCGCCCGTTGTCGCTCGAGATCGGACCGAAGGCGGCCGTGTCCGGCGAAATCCCCGTGTAGTCGAACCGGACTTTCGGCATCGCCTTGGATTGCGCCGTGCCCGCCGCGTTGTGCCGCCATCCTGTGTGGCGCAGGGAGATCATACGGGAGGGGACCGCCCCCAGCAGGCCGGCATCCCGGTCGGCCTCGTCGCAATAGTCGAAGGACAGGACATCGGTGACCAGAGGCGAGCCGGCGAGGGTCTGGGGGAAATTGCAAGCGATCAGAACGGCTTGGCAGCGCCGGTTTGTGCGGATCTCGAAGCCGGCGCGATAGCTGGAAGAGGGATCGGGCCTGAGGCTCCAGGCGCGCACGGGATCGATTGTAGGGGGATCGAGATCGCGGGACCCGTAATCGAGGATGACCATATGGCAGAAGTCGGCCACGGCGGCGTCCGGCGTCGGATTGCCGTACCAGACGCGGTCGAGATATCGCTGGGCGGTGGAGGCGGGCGGCGATCCGGCCGGGAGCCCGGCACTGTCTTCCGCCTTGTAGGTGTAGACGATGCGATTGCCCTTGAGGTCGATCTCCTCGCACAGGAGCCAGCGGAAGATCCGCTTCGGATCGCTCGGATCGAAGACGCGGGCTCGCGGGGACTGTCCGAAAATCCGCACCCCGCCATCTGCGTCGGTGACCTTCCAGTGGCTTGTCCCGGTCGCCTCCTCGCTCCAAAGCTCAATAACGTCGTTGGGGCCTTCGACGCGGCGCAGGTAGGTGCGCACCAGAAATGTCTGGCCTTGTAGCGTCTCGCGTCGTTCAACACGCTGCCACGCGTTGCCCGATTGCGCGTATTTCGGCACAAGATAGTCGTTGTCGAAGATCAGCGTGTCCGTGTCATCATAGGCAGGCGGGCCGGTGAAGGTGGAGCGCGTGAAGGACGAGGGGGTCAGGGTGAAGCCCATCCCGAAGACGCCGTTTCCTGCGCCGCTGGAATAGCTGAGCGCGATGGACGGCTTGAGGCCACGGGCCTCCGGCATGGGCAGCGGAAAGGTGAGTTCGGCGGTCCCCGTGAAGCCGTTGGGGGTGAACGTTTCGCCATAGCCGAGCGAGCCTCCGGCATTCGGCAGGCTGAGTTCCGGCAGTTCGATGGTCGAGCCGCCGGTTCCCGCAGAAGAGCCTCCTTGCGAGGATGCGCCGCGCTGTGCGGTCTTCTCTCTGCCTCCTGATACCGTCGCCGTACTCATGTCTCACCCCTCCATCGCCATGCGGTCGTGCCTGATCAGCCTTGGTAAGGGGGGTAGCTGAAGGTCTGGACCGTCGGATCGGGGGAGAGCTTGTCGCCGCCATACGATTTCAGGTTCGACACGGTCAGCGTGTAGAGGGTGCTGTCGTCGAGACGTTGATCCAGCGTCAGGACCACCGCCTTCGGGTCGGATTTGGGAATTCCCGCGCTGACCACAGAAATGCCCGGCGTCAGGTCGTAATTTGCGACGTCGTCGGCCAAAGCCGGATCCAGCGGTTCGGAGAAATGCAACGCGATCAGGGCAGCCTGAAGAACCTCCAGCTTGTCGAGTTCGAGATAGGTCCGGGGCTTGCCGCAAGCCGGCTGGTTGCCGCCGACAAAGCCGACTTGGGCGCTTTCGTAGCGGCAATCGAGCGAAGGAGCGGCACATGGGTCCACCGGATCGCCGCTGCCATGGGCGGGGGAGACCAGATCGAACAGGGTCTTCCATTGGGCCAGGGCGGCTTGCGAATTGGGGAGGAAGCTGGCTGGCGACCAGATGTTGCGGGCATAGTAGCCGAATGCCGAAAAATCCGCCTCGGCCACACAGCTTATCGAGCTGTCGGGATGCGACGGATCCTCTCCGAAAGCCGCGATGCAGTGGCAAAGGGCCATCAACAGGCCTTCCTCCTGCAGGGCTTTCTGTCGCGCAAGCCCCCCATGAAGATAAACGTCGAGCCCGCTCCAGAAACACTTCTGGCGGCCATCGATATTCGCGTTCATGGACGTGTCGTCATAGGTGATCGACACCGCTGGATAAAAGCCCTTGAGCAGAGAGATGGACCGCCTCACGCGGTCTTTGACCACGGGGTCATTGGCGGGAAGCAGGTCGCCATTGGCCAGAATGTCCTGAGCCTGTTTCGGCGTGAACATGTGCGAGACAGTGCGCGAGAAAGCTGGGTCCGCCCCTTCGCTGGAGGTCATGCGGAACGTGCCGCCACCGGCAAGACGAACCGGCAGTCCCTCCGCGGGCTCCTTGGCGCGCGGTGGCGCCTTCATGTCCGCCTCCAGGCCGTGGAAATCTGCTTGCACCGTGAAATCGCCCACCACGAGGCCGCCAATGCTGTAAAGCCGTTCGTGAGGCGCCAACTCGCCTTCGAAACTCAGGCTGGGCGGGTGAGGGGCCTCGTGCCCATGTCCGACCGCGAGGACCGTAAGGGGGTGGCTTTCCGCTGACAGCAGCCTGTCTCCGGGGGCGAGGTGTTCGGCCAGAACGAACTGCCCATCATGGAGCAGCACGGGCTGGGCGGCACCGACAATGGCTTCGCCGGGAGCCCCGTCCGTGCGGATCAGGACGGTTTCGCCGACCGCCGTTTCCAGCGCCTGAACCATGTCGAGGCGGGCTTCGGTCCAGGTCAGATGCGGGGCCCCGTCTGCGCGCCGCAGTGTTGCACGCGGGATCGTTTGCGCAGCCGTCGCGTCGGCGAGAAAACAGCAGCAATAGGCCGCCATCATGCCCCAGTTTGGGTCCTGATCGTGAAGGTTCGTGCAGACCGTGATGATCTCCGGATCGAAGACCTGTTGCCCGGTGGCTCTGTTTTCACAGATGATGATACTGACGGGAGTGCCGACCGGTTGGTCCTTGCACATCGTGTGTACGGGCGACAGTTTTTTCGCCTCCGCGCAGATGATGGGGTTGGCGATCGGGCTAAGGCCCGCTTTTTTCAGACGTTCCTTGCAGGATTCAATCGTGTAAGCGGCGGTCATGGCGCATCTCCTGTTCGCTTGGGCAGGGCCTGACGTCCCGCGCCTTGGGGCCGGGCGCTTTCTGCTCATGTCGAGAAGGGGATCGGCCGGGTGTGCCGGCCGATCCGCTGGACGTCAGCTCGCGGCTTCGAAATCCGCAGAACTGCGCGCCGGGTCGAGGGGCGTGTCATAGATCGATTTCAGGTTCGCCGCCGTGACCGTGTAGGTCTTGCCCTTCTCCGGCGCTTCGGCCAGTTCCAGGGTGACAAGGAAGTTCTTCATCGGGTCGAGAGTGGCGGAAACGACGTCGATGGCCGGATCGAGGGTGTAATTCGCGA is a window encoding:
- a CDS encoding FadR/GntR family transcriptional regulator, producing MKETREKPKLTLADRVYHSLYSRISNGEYPVNQKLPSENTLANEFGVSRPVLRMALEKLRTEGVIYSRQGAGNFVRAASSNPVGFARVETLADVQRCYEFRITIETAATRFAADRRGSASLAEIKDALDLMRVATGSQEHREDADFTFHLAITKAANNQYYEAAVRALREHIHVGMKLHGQSLMTDGAKALERVLEEHTNIYEAIRDQRAEDAEAHMRAHLEYSRDRLFGIGLLDLRMKD
- a CDS encoding four-carbon acid sugar kinase family protein, yielding MKLLIIADDLTGALDSSVAFARHGFRVLCALSPERLSDALAEAPDVISVSTNSRELAEKEAIRRLEDILSGAREDCAFRNAIIFKKVDSRLKGHVRAELAVLAGRSEGMLVCPAIPRLGRLVKNGAVCGAGVDTPIDIAKTTGCQPSAVPEATSDADIDAALKAALADDGQLPLLVGAAGLAQAVARRFAKTPIQPEIATLPAPALFAIGSRDPVTVAQMTDLDGLAAPNGHVPETAETGAEPEIIQMTAGHETIDSVAAGTAFAAGIASRLQRRPPRALLACGGETAAAIAHRIGCGLVEVDGEVLPGLPVSRMLDGMPGLTFITKSGGFGEADTLVKLVNKLVTSPAKAM
- a CDS encoding PLP-dependent aminotransferase family protein, whose protein sequence is MTDLGIGRTEDRFFPFDAVRVAAQRVLNADNRHAFQYAPSEGLTEMRQELARYLTARTGRKVSAENLLMTNGASHALDLVLKKLVPAGSAVAVDDPTYFFALNILRDWDIDLRPIPVREDGLDLDRLEHEIRTRDVKMLYTIPIHHNPTGRMFSRENREGIVALAERHGVIVASDEVYQFVGDEVQESLFTGNEANILSIGSFAKTLASGVRTGWIHGPRPLIDRLAKCGVLISGGGVAPVMSLVLAQMLASGTQDEVLASLNAVYNARRRALCAVLERDLPQEVRFAAPTGGFFCWLEAPEDLDMPAVLAEAQRRGVSFRLGSDCSSAGNFANCIRLGFSYYEEARLEAAGAILCDVLKKALAAR